One genomic region from Drosophila subpulchrella strain 33 F10 #4 breed RU33 chromosome 2R, RU_Dsub_v1.1 Primary Assembly, whole genome shotgun sequence encodes:
- the LOC119549653 gene encoding bypass of stop codon protein 1-like, with translation MRSQLVLVLGLVALVASAYGATDSNSTSSATSTPSNSTSSATSTPSNSTTTTSTPSNSTSTTSTPSNSSTSTSTPTASTASTASTSPTSSSTTSDKTSSEVKKLEKKLRRERRLRRQLRRRLRRQETRQKNQQERREARLAAKKRTRRG, from the coding sequence ATGCGATCCCAACTAGTCCTCGTCCTTGGTCTTGTGGCTCTCGTGGCCTCTGCTTACGGCGCAACCGACTCGAATTCGACTTCCTCGGCAACTTCAACTCCCTCGAATTCGACTTCCTCGGCAACTTCAACTCCTTCGAATTCTACTACCACAACTTCAACTCCTTCGAATTCGACCTCCACAACTTCAACTCCTTCAAATTCCTCGACTTCGACGAGCACACCAACTGCATCAACTGCATCAACTGCTTCGACCTCGCCCACTTCTTCCAGTACGACCAGTGACAAGACCTCCAGCGAGGTGAAGAAGCTGGAGAAGAAGCTTCGCAGGGAACGCAGGTTGAGGCGCCAACTAAGACGTCGTTTGAGGCGTCAGGAGACTCGCCAAAAGAATCAGCAAGAAAGACGCGAGGCGAGGCTTGCTGCAAAGAAGCGCACCCGTCGGGGTTAG
- the LOC119549654 gene encoding protein new-glue 1-like produces the protein MTRFKNNSNLFKTERFSNRSLDGTQLKCSDRQTQLKMRSQFVLAFGLLVLVAVYAADTSNSTSSTSTTPTASTSPTASASSTPTASTLTSSGSSSKKSSPSKRRAKRLRQKRRERRRERRQRQRQRNRRA, from the exons ATGACTAGGTTTAAGAATAATTCAAACTTGTTTAAGACCGAAAGGTTCTCAAATCGATCTCTAGATG GCACACAACTTAAGTGCAGTGATAGACAGACACAGCTTAAGATGCGATCCCAATTCGTCCTGGCCTTTGGTCTTCTGGTTCTTGTGGCTGTTTATGCCGCAGATACCTCAA ATTCAACCTCCTCGACCTCGACCACACCCACGGCTAGTACCTCGCCCACTGCCTCTGCGTCCTCCACACCCACTGCCTCCACCTTGACGTCCTCGGGATCCAGCAGCAAGAAGTCGTCGCCGTCCAAGCGCCGGGCCAAGCGTCTCCGCCAGAAGCGCCGTGAAAGGCGTCGCGAAAGGAGGCAGCGCCAACGCCAGCGCAACCGTCGCGCTTAA
- the LOC119549655 gene encoding DNA-directed RNA polymerase II subunit RPB1-like gives MRSQFVLAFGLLALAATAYGQGTAPATPAAPATPSAPATPSTPPTSPSTSPTAPATPPTTPSTSPTTPPASPTTPTSPTTSTSPATPSTSPTSPATPASPSSPSTPPSSPIDSPTPSDSPTPSDSPTSVDSNSSTAQDLARAQRQVRRLRNQVKQARRQERRSRQQVRQIRRQSGRRQRRQNQRGSRQRRG, from the coding sequence ATGCGCTCCCAATTCGTCCTCGCCTTTGGCCTATTGGCCCTTGCTGCGACTGCCTACGGCCAAGGAACAGCTCCAGCCACACCAGCAGCTCCAGCCACTCCATCAGCTCCAGCCACACCATCAACTCCGCCGACCTCCCCGTCGACTTCACCAACCGCACCAGCGACTCCGCCAACCACACCGTCGACCTCGCCAACCACACCACCGGCTTCTCCAACCACACCAACCTCGCCCACTACTTCGACCTCGCCCGCCACCCCAAGCACCTCGCCGACGTCACCAGCAACCCCGGCTTCGCCAAGTAGCCCTTCCACGCCGCCCTCTTCGCCCATTGATTCCCCCACTCCCAGTGACTCCCCCACTCCCAGTGATTCCCCCACTTCCGTTGACAGTAACTCCAGCACCGCCCAGGACTTGGCCAGGGCGCAGCGCCAGGTTCGCAGGCTTAGGAATCAGGTGAAGCAGGCCAGACGTCAGGAGCGCAGAAGTCGCCAGCAGGTTCGACAGATTAGGCGCCAATCGGGACGTCGTCAAAGGCGGCAAAACCAGCGTGGATCCCGTCAGCGCCGGGGTTGA
- the LOC119549657 gene encoding merozoite surface protein CMZ-8-like: protein MRSQLVLVLGLVALVASAYGATSSNSTTSTPSNSTSSATSTPSNSTSSATSTPSNSTSTTSTPSSSTTTPTASTSPTSSSTTSDTTSSEVKKLEKKLRRERRLRRQLRRRLRRQETRQKNQQKRRQARLAAKKRTRRAPATPAAPATPSAPATPSTPPTSPSTSPTAPATPPTTPSTSPTTPPASPATPTSPTTPTSPATPSTSPTSPATPASPSSPSTPPSSPIDSPTPSDSPTPSDSPTSVDSNSSTAQDLARAQRQVRRLRNQVKQARRQERRSRQQVRQIRRQSGRRQRRQNQRGSRQRRG, encoded by the exons ATGCGATCCCAACTAGTCCTCGTCCTTGGTCTTGTGGCTCTCGTGGCGTCTGCTTACGGGGCAACCTCCTCGAATTCGACAACATCAACTCCTTCAAATTCGACCTCCTCGGCAACTTCAACTCCCTCGAATTCGACTTCCTCGGCAACTTCAACACCTTCGAATTCGACTTCCACAACTTCAACTCCTTCAAGTTCGACGACCACACCAACTGCATCGACCTCGCCAACTTCATCCAGTACGACCAGTGACACGACCTCCAGCGAGGTAAAGAAGCTGGAGAAGAAGCTTCGCAGGGAGCGCAGGTTGAGGCGCCAACTGAGACGTCGTTTGAGGCGTCAGGAGACTCGCCAAAAGAATCAGCAAAAAAGGCGCCAGGCGAGGCTTGCTGCAAAGAAGCGCACCCGTCGGG CTCCAGCCACACCAGCAGCTCCAGCCACTCCATCAGCTCCAGCCACACCATCAACTCCGCCGACCTCCCCGTCGACTTCACCAACCGCACCAGCGACTCCGCCAACCACACCGTCGACCTCGCCAACCACACCACCGGCTTCTCCAGCCACACCAACCTCGCCCACTACTCCGACCTCGCCCGCCACCCCAAGCACCTCGCCGACGTCACCAGCAACCCCGGCTTCGCCAAGTAGCCCTTCCACGCCGCCCTCTTCGCCCATTGATTCCCCCACTCCCAGTGACTCCCCCACTCCCAGTGATTCCCCCACTTCCGTTGACAGTAACTCCAGCACCGCCCAGGACCTGGCCAGGGCGCAGCGCCAGGTTCGCAGGCTTAGGAATCAGGTGAAGCAGGCCAGACGTCAGGAGCGCAGAAGTCGCCAGCAGGTTCGACAGATTAGGCGCCAATCGGGACGTCGTCAAAGGCGGCAAAACCAGCGTGGATCCCGTCAGCGCCGGGGTTGA
- the LOC119549677 gene encoding putative protein TPRXL has product MTGQQGKYRLTVYLVFYSPGGNAARPPSSSTNSTSPSSTSSTSTPANSTSSTSTTPTASTSPTASASSTPTASTLTSSRSSSKKSSPSKRRAKRLRQKRRERRRERRQRQRQRNRRA; this is encoded by the exons ATGACAGGCCAGCAGGGCAAATACCGCCTAACGGTCTACCTGGTATTTTATTCGCccggtggcaacgccgcacgaC CACCTTCGAGTTCGACAAACTCCACAAGTCCCTCCAGCACTTCTTCGACTTCAACTCCTGCGAATTCAACCTCCTCGACCTCGACCACACCGACGGCTAGTACCTCGCCCACTGCCTCTGCGTCCTCCACACCCACTGCCTCCACCTTGACGTCCTCGAGATCCAGCAGCAAGAAGTCGTCGCCGTCCAAGCGCCGGGCCAAGCGTCTCCGCCAGAAGCGCCGTGAAAGGCGTCGCGAAAGGAGGCAGCGCCAACGCCAGCGCAACCGTCGCGCTTAA
- the LOC119552029 gene encoding uncharacterized protein LOC119552029, whose protein sequence is MESMEYEMARNMTLLFFLERLLDKGEPRTVHDLSCQFGNKEFTKEMRQIAGGSQSGLKKFLAQYPAIFLVDGDYVQVNAYQHHNADDGGCGGKRDYIQEAKDYFKNKMLQYGAAAEVPVRSLLGHRSQASPQVRHISGQHIKEFTDFLMKHTDTFKVTDDYVMLVGCENMTDLPARDRLHLPQSNIDTRGTQQMLDFFAQCIEVKGPLLVDQLFHLLTTNFPQDQWLRMFKTPGDLSSFLKLFADCFHIQANLVTLLQKPKLSDTHIQQAQAQTREQFNALNNNNSASMRKQESGVGVGGGAGPGGVGGGGGTVGGGVSSVQQRLQSPALRSNGHTNNNNGSNGSNNNNNSIACPNFKLNAPVSNVMGQSQGFGQPKSEPSSGFDSYVPMSEMKLENLCENNYPSANTCYGPINNSAQQQLQAQQQQTQQTTQNPAERMNSVNQTLKQRINTLVIRTLAENLEKDKQSLANQQVGSTSPHASPVHSIANSGSNQNASSAANNANSNPNSNPNNANHSPSHSYFVGDTWKIKVLQNTTVIANVKQSVFVTDIILKYAAKNENIVVSLDCEGINLGLKGEITLIEIGTTRGEAFLFDVQSCPAMVTDGGLKTVLEHDQVIKVIHDCRNDAANLYLQFGILLRNVFDTQAAHAILQYQESGKQVYKAKYISLNSLCEQYNAPCNPIKDQLKQIYRRDQKFWAKRPLTREMMLYAAGDVLVLIHDQLFGNLARQIKSENRALFSELCTEQILMQIKPNEVKIRKKQRKVSTEVSDLKQKLAQTSKSIVLSNREIRLLRYMDLTEDEKERLKGYYKVAKKLEKMESAGNPNKDQSDSEDEPEPNENDTFPSLDSVPSDNSLSGTFSPRFSSEPPSLTESMQMLEEILQNKSMDRIARIDKLEAILTTATSLPCEQIIASNSMQEQLGSSIATTENLQIIREKSRNIKNCNCQGERSVTPILRTTDKRVVKLVDAESQTLSTGDVVITKIFFQDEHERAKEAALLSNSPTKRVSPT, encoded by the exons ATGGAGTCCATGGAGTACGAGATGGCACGCAACATGACGCTGCTCTTCTTCTTGGAGCGGCTGCTGGATAAGGGCGAACCCAGGACCGTCCACGATCTCTCCTGCCAGTTTGGCAACAAGGAGTTCACCAAGGAGATGCGACAAATCGCCGGGGGCAGTCAGTCGG GTCTGAAGAAATTTCTTGCCCAGTACCCGGCAATATTTCTGGTCGATGGTGATTATGTCCAGGTGAACGCCTATCAGCACCACAATGCGGACGACGGCGGTTGCGGGGGCAAGCGGGATTACATCCAAGAGGCTAAAGACTACTTCAAGAACAAGATGCTGCAGTACGGGGCGGCCGCCGAGGTCCCCGTTCGCAGTCTCCTGGGCCACAGGTCGCAGGCGTCGCCCCAAGTGCGTCACATATCGG GTCAACACATCAAGGAGTTCACCGACTTTCTGATGAAGCACACGGACACCTTCAAGGTTACGGACGACTATGTGATGCTGGTGGGCTGCGAGAACATGACGGATCTGCCGGCGCGGGATCGCCTCCACCTGCCGCAGTCGaacatcgatactcgtggaACGCAACAGATGCTCGACTTCTTTGCCCAGTGCATCGAGGTCAAGGGGCCGCTGCTGGTGGATCAACTGTTCCACCTGCTgaccaccaattttccgcaGGATCAATGGCTGCGCATGTTCAAGACGCCGGGGGACTTGAGCTCGTTCCTCAAGCTCTTCGCGGACTGCTTTCACATACAGGCCAATCTAGTCACCCTGCTGCAGAAGCCCAAGCTCAGCGATACGCACATCCAGCAGGCACAGGCTCAGACGCGGGAGCAATTCAATGCGCTGAACAATAATAACAGTGCCAGCATGCGGAAGCAGGAATCGGGAGTGGGAGTGGGAGGTGGAGCTGGCCCTGGAGGAgtcggaggaggaggaggaacaGTCGGTGGAGGCGTCAGTTCAGTGCAGCAGAGATTACAATCGCCGGCTCTGCGGAGTAATGGTCACACGAACAACAATAATGGGAGCAATGGCagcaataataataacaacagcATAGCGTGCCCCAACTTCAAGCTGAATGCCCCCGTTTCGAATGTGATGGGTCAGAGCCAGGGCTTCGGGCAGCCGAAATCGGAGCCAAGCTCTGGCTTCGACAGCTATGTGCCCATGTCGGAGATGAAACTGGAGAATCTGTGCGAGAACAACTATCCCAGTGCGAACACCTGCTATGGGCCCATTAATAATTCTGCCCAACAGCAACTCCAggctcagcagcagcaaacaCAGCAGACGACACAGAATCCGGCAGAGCGGATGAATAGTGTTAACCAAACCCTCAAGCAACGCATCAACACTTTAGTTATACGGACTCTGGCCGAAAATCTGGAGAAGGACAAGCAATCGCTGGCCAACCAGCAGGTCGGTTCGACTTCCCCGCACGCCAGTCCCGTGCATTCCATTGCCAATTCGGGCTCCAACCAAAATGCCAGTAGTGCTGCGAATAACGCCAATAGCAACCCGAATTCGAATCCAAACAATGCCAACCACTCACCTAGTCATAGTTACTTTGTCGGCGACACCTGGAAGATAAAGGTGCTGCAGAACACCACCGTGATAGCGAATGTCAAGCAATCGGTGTTTGTGACCGACATTATACTCAAGTATGCAGCCAAGAATGAGAATATAGTGGTCTCCCTGGACTGCGAGGGTATTAATCTAGGCCTTAAGGGGGAGATTACCTTGATTGAGATTGGAACGACCCGTGGCGAAGCCTTTTTGTTCGATGTGCAATCCTGTCCGGCGATGGTCACCGATGGCGGACTTAAGACCGTGCTGGAGCACGACCAGGTGATCAAGGTGATACACGACTGCCGCAACGATGCTGCCAACTTGTATCTGCAGTTTGGAATTTTGCTGCGCAATGTGTTCGACACGCAGGCCGCACATGCCATCTTGCAGTATCAGGAGAGCGGAAAGCAGGTCTACAAGGCCAAGTACATATCGCTGAACTCGCTGTGCGAGCAGTACAATGCGCCTTGCAATCCCATCAAGGATCAGCTCAAACAGATCTACCGAAGGGACCAGAAGTTCTGGGCCAAGCGACCCCTCACGCGGGAAATGATGCTGTATGCAGCGGGAGATGTCCTGGTGCTGATCCACGATCAGTTATTTGGGAATCTGGCGCGGCAAATAAAGTCAGAGAATCGGGCACTATTTTCCGAGCTGTGCACCGAGCAAATACTCATGCAGATCAAGCCCAACGAGGTGAAGATACGCAAAAAGCAGCGCAAAGTCAGCACCGAGGTGTCCGATCTTAAGCAGAAGCTGGCCCAGACCAGCAAAAGCATTGTGCTCTCCAATCGCGAGATACGCCTGCTGCG ATACATGGACCTCACGGAGGATGAGAAGGAGCGTCTGAAGGGCTACTACAAGGTGGCCAAGAAGCTGGAGAAAATGGAGTCCGCCGGCAATCCCAACAA GGACCAAAGTGATTCGGAGGATGAACCAGAGCCAAATGAGAACGACACATTTCCCAGCTTGGATTCGGTGCCCTCAGACAACTCGCTATCGGGTACTTTTTCGCCACGCTTCAGTTCAGAGCCACCCAGTCTGACTGAATCCATGCAAATGCTGGAAGAGATTCTGCAAAACAAGTCCATGGATCGCATAGCACGTATTGATAAGCTGGAGGCCATTCTGACGACTGCCACTTCGCTGCCATGTGAACAA ATTATAGCTTCAAATTCGATGCAAGAGCAATTGGGATCGAGCATTGCGACCACCGAGAATCTGCAAATTATTCGCGAAAAGTCCAGAAA CATAAAGAACTGCAATTGCCAGGGCGAGCGCAGTGTGACGCCCATTCTGCGAACGACTGACAAACGAGTGGTGAAGCTTGTGGATGCCGAGTCACAGACACTGAGCACTGGCGACGTGGTCATCACCAAGATCTTCTTCCAGGACGAGCACGAACGGGCCAAGGAGGCGGCCCTGCTGAGCAACTCGCCCACGAAGCGGGTGTCTCCCACATAA